In Quercus robur chromosome 11, dhQueRobu3.1, whole genome shotgun sequence, the following proteins share a genomic window:
- the LOC126705371 gene encoding myb family transcription factor EFM-like, with product MGSVPPELSLDFAPSFVPKTITDFLRDVSMIGSVSERALKLDDFVKRLEGEMGKIDAFKRELPLCMILLNDAISVLKESMQCSVPNEVQPVLEEFIPLKKDCDQNEENKKEKDYKDKKNWMSSVQLWNSEDYSSTDCTKSNPKLDTKKSEEEGVLGSEDPFQSSRNRNGGRAFMPFKAYPGFPVARKEEKEELPVHGLSLLTPGIKNPREESGSNGLRTSCGKSVSSSAPNAIIRSGTQQSQQQTARKQRRCWSPELHRRFVSALQQLGGSQVATPKQIRELMQVDGLTNDEVKSHLQKYRLHTRRLPNSTAAAPANQSVVVLGSLWMQDQYGDSSKASSSQSGSPQGPLHLTGNTGGTSTTCGDSMEDDEDAKSEGYSWKSHTQKPGKADV from the exons ATGGGTTCGGTTCCACCGGAGCTGAGCTTGGATTTTGCGCCGAGTTTTGTGCCGAAAACGATCACTGATTTTCTCAGGGACGTGTCGATGATCGGTAGCGTGTCGGAAAGAGCGTTGAAGCTCGATGACTTCGTGAAAAGATTGGAGGGAGAAATGGGGAAGATCGATGCGTTTAAGCGCGAGCTTCCACTCTGCATGATTTTATTGAACGATG CGATTTCAGTTTTAAAGGAGTCAATGCAATGCTCTGTGCCTAATGAGGTTCAACCAGTGTTGGAGGAGTTTATACCACTGAAGAAAGATTGTgatcaaaatgaagaaaacaagaaagaaaaggattACAAGGATAAGAAGAACTGGATGAGCTCTGTTCAGCTGTGGAACTCTGAGGATTACTCCTCTACTGATTGCACCAAATCTAATCCTAAATTGGATACAAAG AAAAGTGAGGAAGAAGGTGTCTTAGGAAGTGAGGATCCATTCCAATCTAGTAGAAATAGAAATGGAGGCAGGGCATTTATGCCATTTAAAGCCTATCCGGGTTTTCCAGTGGCGAGGAAAGAGGAGAAGGAGGAATTGCCAGTACATGGACTTTCTTTGCTTACTCCGGGGATTAAGAATCCAAGGGAGGAATCAGGCTCTAATGGTTTGAGAACCAGCTGTGGCAAATCTGTTTCCTCCTCTGCTCCTAATGCTATTATACGGAGTGGGACACAGCAGTCACAGCAGCAGACTGCTAGGAAACAGAGGAGATGCTGGTCACCGGAGTTGCATAGGCGGTTTGTCAGTGCTCTGCAGCAACTTGGAGGCTCACAAG TGGCTACTCCAAAGCAAATTAGAGAACTGATGCAGGTTGATGGGCTGACCAACGACGAAGTTAAGAGTCATTTACAa AAATACAGACTTCATACTCGAAGGCTTCCAAATTCTACAGCAGCTGCTCCTGCAAATCAATCTGTTGTTGTTTTAGGGAGTTTATGGATGCAAGATCAATATGGTGACTCTTCTAAGGCTAGCAGTTCCCAGTCTGGTTCTCCCCAAGGTCCCCTGCACTTAACTGGGAACACTGGAGGGACCTCCACCACATGTGGTGACAGCATGGAAGATGATGAAGATGCAAAATCTGAGGGCTATAGCTGGAAAAGTCACACTCAGAAACCTGGAAAAGCTGATGTATAG